The genomic segment GCGCAGCACCGGGGCCATCTTCTGGCTCACCCGCCCGGCGACGATCATCAGGTCGGCCTGGCGCGGTGTTGCCGAAAACCGCTCCATCCCAAACCGTGCGATATCGAACCGTGGTCCGGCCGTTGCCATCATCTCGATCGCGCAGCACGCCAATCCGAACGTCGCCGGCCACAGCGAGTTCTTGCGGACGTAGCCGGCGATCTTCTCGACAGTCCCGAGCAGGATGCCGGCGGGTAGCTGTTCTTCCAGTCCCATGAGTTACCTCAATCCCATGTCAGGCCGCCGCGGCGCCACACGTAGGCGTAGGCCACGAAGACGGTGAGCATGAACACCACCATCTCGACCAGAGCAAACATTCCCAGTGCGTCGTAGCTGACCGCCCACGGGTACAGGAACACGATTTCGATGTCGAAGACGATGAACAGCATCGCGGTCAGGTAGTACTTCACCGGAAACCGCTGCCCGGGCGTCGCATGCGGCCCACTCACCGACGTTTCGGTCGGCTCGATTCCACATTCGTAGGCCGCCATCTTCGACTTGTTGTAGCGCGACGGGCCGGCCAGGCTCGCGATCACCACCGAGCCCACAGCAAAGGCGGCGGCGATTCCGCCTAGCACCAGGATGGGTATGTAGACGTTCAACTCGCTCCAAGATCCGTCGTGGGCCGCCTATAAAGCGACCAGGCGGCGACCGGGCTGCTGTGACGGACTGGGTCTGTAGCCCGGCACAGTGATCTTCAACATAGCGTTGAGGTGGCTAAGGCACGTGCTCGGGGTGGTGCTAATGCGTGGTTTGTGGTGTGAGATCCGGCACGTTTCGGGCCACGCCAACGACGGCGCCGAAACGGCCACCCGGAAGGAGCAGGTCGTTAGCTCTAGATCGCGGGAGCGCGCAGCAACCCGAGCACGGTGCGACCCAGCACGATCGGGTCGATCGGATGCGGCACCGCGGCCTCGGCGCGCGACCACGTCGCGAGCCACGCATCGTCACGGCGGCCGGTGAGCACCAGGATCGGCGGGCAGGTTTCGAGTTCGTCCTTGAGCTGTTTGGCGATGCCCATGCCGCCGGTCGGTGTCGCTTCGCCATCGAGGATGGCCAGGTCGATGCCGCCCTCGTCCATGGTGCGGATCACCATCGGGCCGGTGGCCACCTCGACGTAGTTCAACTCCGGCAGATCCGGGTGCAGTCGCTTGCCCAGTGCCCGCTTCACTTTGTCGCGGGTGTTGGGGTTGTCGCTGTAGACGAGTATCCGCAGAGCGATGGTGGCGTCGGGCACGGTGCAGATGCTACTGGTGCTGGACCGGCTTTATTGGCCAGACCGCACGAAAACGGCCTGTGCCGCCGCCTTGGCCATCGGCGCGATCATGCCGAACTTGTTCCACCCGATGTCGAACTGGGATCGATCGATCCTGGTTTCGCCGGAGATTTGGATCGAGCCGTCGCCGGCGTCGGTGATGGTGACCGGCAGCGGTACCGGCGCGCTGATCCCCTTGATCGTGAAGCTGGCCCGCAGGTTCGCGGCCTTGCCCTCGGTCGGGTGAACCGCCGTGACGACGACGCTGATCTCGGGAAACCGCTCGACATCGAAGAAATCGGCCGAGCGCAGATGCTCGTCGCGACGGCCGATGCCGGTATGCACCGACGCGGTATGGATGTCGAGGCGGCCGAAGACCGAGCCCTTGCCGGTGAGTTGTCCGGCGCCGGTGAACTCGGTGAAACGGCCCTTGACGTTCAGCAGGCCCCACATGTTTCTGATCTTGAAGGTGACGGCCGACCGGTCGGGAACGATGTTCCACACCCCGGCCAGGTCGGGATCGTTCAGCAGTGTTTCCAGCGTCGTCATCGTCCGTCTCACTTCATCAGCGGCGCAATCTCGGCGGGGTCGAAATACTCGTCGATCCGGTCGATCAGACCATTTGTGCCCACCCTGATCACGATGCAAACGCGCATGGAGATCGATTGGCCGGCATGGCCGGTGGCGTGCAGGACATGCTGCTGGACGAAGCCGCTGATCGATCCGTCGTCGAAGAGCCGGCGATCGAGGATCTCGTAGCGACGCTGCGTGGTCGTACCGATGAACCAGTCGATGACTTTGAGCGCGCGGGTCTTGTCGTCCGTTCTGGAGGGGTCCCGGCTGGCGCCCACCCGCCAGACCGCGATGTCGTCGCTCCACAGCCGGTCGACCGCGGCCTTGTCGCCGTTGACGATCGATGCGAACAGCTGGTCGGCCGTGTCGAGGACGACCTGCGCAGTTGCAGCGCGCATGGTGGCTCCTATTCGCTGTCGTATCCGGGATGGGCAACCGCTAACCGATTGCGCACCAGCGTTCTCAGGGCGGCGAGGACCTCGCCGGCACGGTCGTCGAGTTCGCCGGCCCG from the Mycobacterium lentiflavum genome contains:
- a CDS encoding Rv3143 family two-component system response regulator, translating into MPDATIALRILVYSDNPNTRDKVKRALGKRLHPDLPELNYVEVATGPMVIRTMDEGGIDLAILDGEATPTGGMGIAKQLKDELETCPPILVLTGRRDDAWLATWSRAEAAVPHPIDPIVLGRTVLGLLRAPAI
- a CDS encoding YceI family protein; the protein is MTTLETLLNDPDLAGVWNIVPDRSAVTFKIRNMWGLLNVKGRFTEFTGAGQLTGKGSVFGRLDIHTASVHTGIGRRDEHLRSADFFDVERFPEISVVVTAVHPTEGKAANLRASFTIKGISAPVPLPVTITDAGDGSIQISGETRIDRSQFDIGWNKFGMIAPMAKAAAQAVFVRSGQ
- a CDS encoding NADH-quinone oxidoreductase subunit A — translated: MNVYIPILVLGGIAAAFAVGSVVIASLAGPSRYNKSKMAAYECGIEPTETSVSGPHATPGQRFPVKYYLTAMLFIVFDIEIVFLYPWAVSYDALGMFALVEMVVFMLTVFVAYAYVWRRGGLTWD
- a CDS encoding nuclear transport factor 2 family protein, producing the protein MRAATAQVVLDTADQLFASIVNGDKAAVDRLWSDDIAVWRVGASRDPSRTDDKTRALKVIDWFIGTTTQRRYEILDRRLFDDGSISGFVQQHVLHATGHAGQSISMRVCIVIRVGTNGLIDRIDEYFDPAEIAPLMK